In the Victivallis sp. Marseille-Q1083 genome, one interval contains:
- a CDS encoding (2Fe-2S) ferredoxin domain-containing protein: protein MAKNNIVICMGSSCFARGNEQNLRKLEEFLARNRISAEVHLAGSTCEGQCALGPNLKINGEIFHNVDGEMLIDLLNSKLIR from the coding sequence ATGGCGAAGAATAACATTGTCATTTGCATGGGCAGCTCCTGTTTTGCGCGGGGCAATGAGCAGAACTTGCGGAAGCTGGAAGAGTTTCTGGCCCGCAACCGGATCAGTGCCGAAGTTCACTTGGCCGGCAGTACCTGCGAAGGGCAATGTGCGCTGGGGCCCAATTTGAAAATCAACGGTGAAATTTTCCATAACGTCGACGGAGAAATGCTGATCGATCTGTTGAACAGCAAGCTGATCCGGTGA